The Flavobacteriales bacterium DNA window ACCATCCAAGAAAGGAGCCCAACCTACATTATTAATCGTAGCTAAACCCATAAAGGTTTCAGCATCAGGTATTGAAGTTGCACCGTCCTCAAAATCAATAGCTTGCGCAAAATTAATTGGTGCATCAGTGGGCATATTGTTAAACTCTGTTACGTCATCAATTTCATCTCCATCTATATCGCCCGGATTTGAAATGTCATATTCAGTAACGGTATAGTTTTCTATCGGATAGGCACCCCCTGGATCAGAAATTATCATAGTTCCGTTTACTCCCATATTTACCGTTGTAGCCCACTCAAAGGTAGGACTGTGTTGAGAAGTAAGGACATAGTACTTCCCCTCTTCTGCTTCAATTGAAAGAAGTGCTTGTCCACTGTTATTTACAGAGTAATTTATTATTGGCACAACTGCTTGAGCAAATGAAAAATTGTATGTAAAAAGTAAGCTAAATTGAAATAAAATTAATTTTTTGAACATATAAGGTTAAGTTAAGTTTTGATTGATTTTATTCGATACACTTAAAGGTTGAGTGAAATAAATTAAGTGTCCGAGAGTCTCCACTTACGACAATTTGATAGATGTGATCATAAATGTGTAACTCAATATCTTGAATCTCTTTGTTTATCAGCAAGCCTGCTAATACTACTGTAGTATTACTATGTCCTACCACTAAAACATCTTGTTTGTTTTCTATAAGATGATTTGAAAACGACTGAATATTTTGTTCGTCATACAACGTAATATCTATTTCTTTTTTATCCGCAGTGGGTAAGGCTGTGTTTCTTGTTCTTGTGAAATCCGTACTGTATACTTTATCTAGATTCACCTCATCTAGAAAGTTACTAAGCGACATCGCTCTTTGTTCACCGCACTTAGACAATGGCAAATCAGAAGTTTTATCAGAGGTATGGTCTTTTTCAGAATGCCTTACCAAATA harbors:
- a CDS encoding histidine phosphatase family protein, whose product is MTYISRLNLSSLNPLNKTFRRVLIFCLLTQVWNFDVFAQSDDVFTIYLVRHSEKDHTSDKTSDLPLSKCGEQRAMSLSNFLDEVNLDKVYSTDFTRTRNTALPTADKKEIDITLYDEQNIQSFSNHLIENKQDVLVVGHSNTTVVLAGLLINKEIQDIELHIYDHIYQIVVSGDSRTLNLFHSTFKCIE